In a single window of the Melioribacteraceae bacterium genome:
- a CDS encoding cupin domain-containing protein, with translation MSETTKKEILIDAVGYQNGTIVSKQIIKKPNGNITLFAFDKDESLTEHTSPYEAVVYMVDGEMEIKIGGNPYNVKAGEILVMPADIPHGLKATVKSKMLLTMIK, from the coding sequence ATGTCTGAAACAACAAAAAAAGAAATACTGATTGATGCAGTCGGATATCAAAATGGTACGATAGTAAGCAAACAAATTATTAAAAAGCCAAACGGAAACATTACACTTTTTGCGTTCGATAAAGATGAATCATTAACAGAGCATACATCACCTTACGAAGCAGTTGTTTATATGGTTGATGGTGAAATGGAAATTAAGATTGGCGGAAATCCATACAATGTTAAAGCAGGAGAAATACTTGTTATGCCTGCAGATATTCCGCACGGATTAAAAGCAACCGTAAAATCCAAAATGCTTTTGACTATGATTAAATAA
- a CDS encoding cbb3-type cytochrome c oxidase subunit I: MVGNVPTPDTIVWTGVSIILLLLGIGGMALYYAANKGEVEHTRIPADDPLLGAFITPSQRAIVKYFWLVSGMFLLQIILGLITAHYGVEGGAFYGIPIAEIIPYVITRTWHTQLGIFWIATAWLAAGLYIAPAVSGAEPKGQRLGVNILFTALIFVVLGSMAGQWLSVKNVLPDEHWFLFGHSGYEYIDLGRFFQIALLIGLFLWLFLIVRAIKPALQKKR; the protein is encoded by the coding sequence TTGGTTGGAAACGTTCCCACTCCGGATACTATTGTTTGGACGGGTGTAAGTATAATTTTGCTGCTGCTTGGTATCGGTGGAATGGCGTTATACTATGCCGCCAACAAAGGTGAAGTTGAGCATACCCGGATACCGGCGGATGATCCTCTGCTCGGAGCCTTTATTACCCCATCGCAGAGAGCTATAGTTAAATATTTTTGGTTAGTCTCCGGTATGTTTCTACTTCAGATAATATTGGGACTTATTACTGCACACTACGGAGTAGAAGGAGGAGCATTTTACGGAATTCCGATTGCGGAAATCATTCCTTATGTAATTACAAGAACCTGGCATACGCAGTTAGGAATATTCTGGATTGCAACTGCATGGCTTGCTGCGGGATTATACATTGCTCCGGCTGTAAGCGGAGCTGAACCAAAAGGTCAAAGACTGGGAGTAAATATACTTTTCACAGCTCTGATATTTGTAGTTCTTGGTTCAATGGCTGGTCAATGGTTAAGCGTAAAAAATGTTCTTCCTGATGAACATTGGTTTTTATTCGGTCACAGCGGATATGAATATATAGATCTTGGGAGATTCTTCCAGATAGCATTACTTATAGGACTATTTCTCTGGTTGTTCTTAATAGTCCGCGCAATCAAACCAGCACTGCAAAAAAAAAGATGA
- a CDS encoding cupin domain-containing protein, which produces MSNTQRESLKDRTLKAPLLTFAIEEKIAQLKKETAWINGDRNAVTLQKNSNIRIVLISLRKGATLNEHKVEGPITLFVLSGKMNYIAGEEKIVIETNGLIVLEKTIPHDVEALEDTIYILTIIQKK; this is translated from the coding sequence ATGTCTAACACACAAAGAGAAAGTCTTAAAGATAGAACACTCAAAGCGCCGCTGCTTACCTTCGCTATTGAAGAAAAAATTGCTCAGTTAAAAAAAGAAACGGCGTGGATTAACGGAGATCGTAACGCTGTTACCTTACAGAAGAATTCAAACATTCGTATTGTGTTAATATCGTTACGTAAGGGGGCTACATTAAACGAACATAAGGTTGAAGGACCCATAACATTATTTGTATTATCCGGTAAGATGAATTATATTGCCGGAGAGGAAAAGATCGTTATAGAAACAAATGGACTAATTGTATTAGAAAAAACTATTCCTCACGATGTTGAAGCATTGGAAGATACAATTTATATTCTCACTATTATTCAAAAAAAATAA
- a CDS encoding helix-turn-helix transcriptional regulator has protein sequence MARLSTEERQILIIDEAIKIIHELGYQAFSIRELSKRVGISEPAIYRHFLNKEDIVLGILGRFNEFDLSLFQEIKKYEKPIEKINRFVRYHFEFLEKNPGMTSIIFAEEIFNQSDLLREKMLAIIERRKKLIKSIFDEAQAKKLVIEVETNELVKIILGFIRMVILEWRMSGFSSSLSQSGKKAVNTIEKLLAIK, from the coding sequence ATGGCTCGTTTAAGTACAGAAGAAAGACAGATATTAATCATTGATGAAGCGATCAAAATAATTCATGAGCTGGGTTATCAAGCTTTTTCTATTAGAGAACTTTCCAAAAGGGTTGGAATAAGTGAACCAGCAATTTATAGGCATTTTCTTAACAAAGAGGATATTGTTTTAGGAATTCTGGGGCGGTTTAATGAGTTTGATTTGAGCCTATTTCAGGAAATAAAGAAGTATGAAAAACCGATAGAAAAGATAAATAGATTTGTACGATATCATTTTGAATTCCTGGAAAAAAATCCGGGTATGACATCTATAATCTTTGCTGAGGAGATATTTAACCAGAGTGATTTGTTGAGAGAGAAGATGCTTGCGATTATTGAAAGAAGGAAAAAATTAATTAAAAGTATTTTTGACGAGGCACAAGCAAAGAAACTGGTAATTGAAGTGGAAACAAATGAATTAGTAAAGATAATTCTGGGATTTATTCGTATGGTTATATTGGAATGGAGAATGAGTGGTTTTTCTTCCTCGCTTTCACAAAGCGGGAAGAAAGCAGTTAATACAATTGAGAAATTATTAGCTATCAAATGA
- a CDS encoding ABC transporter ATP-binding protein: MNAIEAKNITKTYSAKKNLVTAVDDVSFSVAEGELFGLIGPDGAGKTSIFRILTTVLFADKGNAAVMGSDVVKDYAAIRNMVGYMPGRFSLYQDLTVEENLNFFATIFNTTVKANYDLISDIYKQLEPFKTRRAGKLSGGMKQKLALSCALIHKPKVLFLDEPTTGVDPVSRKEFWEMLKRLKAQGISILVSTPYMDEANLCDRIALIQTGKILEIDTPLNIVNRFDKNIYAVKSKSMFNLLNDLRAYSKTESCFAFGQYHHLVLKEENPDMNDLKSFLKDHTELKITQIEPNIEDRFMQLMRR, translated from the coding sequence ATGAATGCAATCGAAGCAAAAAATATTACAAAAACTTATTCTGCTAAAAAGAACCTTGTTACAGCCGTTGATGATGTTTCATTTTCTGTCGCTGAAGGTGAATTGTTTGGATTAATCGGACCGGATGGTGCAGGCAAAACATCAATCTTTAGAATTCTGACAACCGTGTTGTTTGCTGATAAAGGTAACGCAGCCGTGATGGGTTCTGATGTAGTTAAAGACTATGCAGCGATTAGAAACATGGTTGGTTATATGCCGGGACGATTTTCACTCTATCAGGATTTAACTGTAGAAGAAAATCTCAATTTTTTTGCAACGATTTTTAATACAACTGTTAAAGCGAACTATGATTTAATTTCTGATATTTATAAGCAGCTCGAACCATTTAAAACAAGGCGTGCCGGTAAACTTAGCGGAGGGATGAAACAGAAACTTGCTCTCAGCTGTGCACTAATCCATAAACCTAAAGTTCTTTTTCTTGATGAACCAACGACCGGTGTTGATCCCGTTTCACGAAAAGAATTCTGGGAAATGTTAAAGCGATTGAAAGCTCAAGGCATCAGTATTCTTGTTTCAACTCCATATATGGATGAAGCAAATCTGTGCGACAGAATTGCTCTCATTCAAACAGGCAAAATTTTAGAAATTGATACTCCACTAAATATTGTTAATAGATTTGATAAAAATATTTACGCTGTAAAATCAAAGAGTATGTTTAATCTTTTAAACGATTTGCGGGCTTATTCTAAAACAGAATCCTGCTTTGCATTTGGGCAGTATCATCATCTCGTATTAAAGGAAGAGAATCCGGATATGAATGATTTAAAATCATTTTTGAAAGATCACACTGAACTTAAGATCACTCAAATCGAACCAAATATTGAAGACCGCTTTATGCAGTTGATGAGAAGGTAA
- a CDS encoding ABC transporter permease, protein MKQLITFIQKEFHHILRDTRSMLVLIGLPIVQLLLFGFAITTEVRNANIAILDNSKDEVTQSIITKIESSQYFDIDRTITSNAQIEKAFKTGKIKLAIVFQQNFQNELSHSNKAQLQIIADATDPNQATTLTNYISSIVRNYQNELNQQKKTPYTIKSEMRMLYNPQLKGAYTSVPGVMGMILLLISAMMTSIAIVREKELGTMEILLVSPMQPGLVVISKVISYFIISLINVATILILSVFVLGLPIEGSLFLLIASTIIYIFCALSLGILISTVTETQQAAMLISLLGLMLPVVMLSGYAYPIANMPTILQILSNMVPAKWYIIIVKNVMIKGIGIELVWKEILILLAMTATFLIISIKRFKIRL, encoded by the coding sequence ATGAAACAATTAATAACATTTATTCAAAAAGAATTTCATCACATACTGCGAGATACTCGTTCTATGTTGGTTTTGATTGGTTTGCCGATTGTTCAGCTGCTTCTCTTTGGTTTTGCTATTACAACCGAAGTGCGCAATGCGAATATTGCCATACTGGATAATTCAAAGGATGAAGTCACGCAAAGTATCATAACTAAAATAGAAAGTTCTCAGTATTTTGATATAGACCGAACTATTACATCAAATGCTCAAATTGAAAAAGCATTTAAAACCGGAAAAATAAAACTGGCTATCGTATTTCAGCAAAACTTTCAAAATGAATTGTCACATTCAAACAAGGCACAGCTTCAAATAATAGCAGACGCAACTGATCCAAATCAGGCAACTACTCTTACAAATTATATTAGTTCGATTGTAAGAAACTATCAAAATGAATTGAATCAACAAAAAAAAACCCCATACACTATCAAATCAGAAATGCGGATGCTTTATAATCCACAATTAAAAGGCGCTTATACTTCTGTACCTGGTGTAATGGGAATGATTCTTTTACTAATCTCTGCTATGATGACTTCAATTGCAATCGTAAGAGAAAAAGAATTGGGCACAATGGAAATACTTCTTGTTTCACCAATGCAACCAGGGCTCGTGGTCATCAGCAAAGTAATTTCATACTTTATAATATCTCTAATAAATGTCGCAACTATTTTAATATTAAGTGTATTTGTGCTTGGTCTTCCAATCGAGGGTAGTTTGTTCTTACTAATTGCTTCTACAATTATTTATATTTTTTGTGCATTATCACTCGGGATTCTAATTTCAACTGTTACAGAAACACAGCAAGCAGCAATGTTAATTTCGCTCCTTGGTTTAATGCTTCCTGTTGTAATGTTAAGTGGTTATGCCTATCCAATTGCAAATATGCCAACTATTCTGCAAATACTATCAAATATGGTTCCTGCAAAATGGTACATCATAATCGTAAAAAATGTAATGATAAAGGGAATAGGCATAGAACTAGTCTGGAAAGAAATTTTAATTCTATTGGCTATGACAGCTACTTTTTTAATAATCAGCATAAAAAGATTTAAGATCAGGTTATAA
- a CDS encoding cbb3-type cytochrome c oxidase subunit I — protein sequence MLVLFLISTIAIATFYAAALMYGKHTNLAVAEYWRWWVVHLWVEGFFEVFATVVIAFLFARLQLISIKTAGQATVFSATIFLSGGIIGTLHHLYFSGTPMVVLALGSVFSALEVVPLLFVGYEAWENIKLSRAKEWVRKYKWAIYFFVSVAFWNMLGAGLFGFMINPPIALYYMQGLNTTPVHAHAALFGVYGMLGIGLMLFCFRGIMPDMEWDEKPIKWSFWLLNFGLFAMVVFSLLPVGLMQTWASVEHGYWYARSAEFLQTETMQMLRWARALGDTLFGIGVLLLIYFVYQFSLKFIKSKK from the coding sequence ATCCTTGTTCTGTTTCTCATTTCAACAATTGCGATTGCAACCTTTTATGCTGCAGCTTTAATGTACGGAAAACACACAAACCTTGCCGTTGCAGAATACTGGCGCTGGTGGGTCGTACATCTCTGGGTTGAAGGTTTCTTTGAAGTTTTTGCTACTGTTGTTATAGCTTTTCTCTTTGCAAGACTGCAATTAATTTCAATTAAAACAGCCGGACAGGCAACGGTTTTTTCCGCTACCATCTTTTTATCAGGCGGCATTATTGGAACGCTTCACCATCTTTACTTTTCCGGAACACCAATGGTTGTACTTGCACTCGGCTCTGTATTTAGTGCTCTTGAAGTTGTTCCATTGTTGTTCGTGGGATATGAAGCATGGGAAAACATTAAACTTTCCCGCGCCAAAGAATGGGTGAGAAAGTACAAATGGGCAATATATTTCTTTGTGTCTGTTGCATTCTGGAATATGCTTGGTGCCGGCTTATTCGGATTCATGATCAACCCGCCTATTGCTCTTTATTATATGCAGGGATTAAATACAACTCCAGTCCATGCACATGCAGCCTTGTTCGGCGTTTATGGTATGCTTGGAATCGGTCTTATGTTATTCTGTTTCCGTGGAATTATGCCTGATATGGAGTGGGACGAAAAACCGATTAAGTGGTCGTTCTGGTTACTTAACTTCGGTTTATTCGCAATGGTGGTTTTCAGCTTACTCCCGGTTGGACTGATGCAGACCTGGGCTTCTGTGGAACATGGTTACTGGTATGCAAGAAGTGCCGAGTTCTTACAGACTGAAACTATGCAAATGCTAAGATGGGCAAGAGCCTTAGGGGATACATTGTTTGGCATCGGTGTATTACTGCTTATTTATTTTGTGTATCAGTTTTCACTTAAATTTATAAAATCTAAAAAATAA
- a CDS encoding hemerythrin domain-containing protein yields the protein MKIKIPESLKLEHEELHSKLAEATKVGGKIADAAKLVAQTLHPHFVAEEEFAIPPLGILPQLVEGKVNEEMKEILMLTDKLKAELPKMLQEHKAIVTALDGLVKAAQEENKPEYAAFAEKLKLHAKTEEEVTYPTALLIGEFLKLKFK from the coding sequence ATGAAAATTAAAATTCCCGAATCATTAAAACTTGAGCACGAAGAACTTCACAGTAAGCTTGCCGAAGCTACAAAAGTCGGGGGCAAAATTGCAGATGCCGCAAAACTTGTTGCACAGACTCTTCATCCGCATTTTGTTGCCGAAGAAGAATTTGCAATTCCACCGCTTGGTATTTTACCTCAATTGGTTGAAGGGAAAGTAAATGAAGAAATGAAGGAAATTTTGATGTTGACCGACAAATTAAAAGCCGAGCTTCCTAAAATGTTACAAGAACATAAAGCAATAGTTACAGCGTTAGATGGACTTGTCAAAGCAGCGCAGGAAGAAAATAAACCTGAATACGCTGCATTTGCAGAAAAACTTAAACTACACGCAAAAACTGAAGAAGAGGTTACTTATCCAACGGCTTTGTTAATTGGTGAGTTCCTTAAGCTTAAATTTAAATAA
- a CDS encoding TolC family protein: MKRLLFIILLLTSHDFIIPQKQLTLEECYEKARINYPLIKQKDYSAKTKDYSVSNIWNGYFPQITLLAQASYQSDVTEIPMLSPGIVIQKLSKDQYKVTVDVTQTIYDGGIMGAQAGIQESVNEIDNQKIEIDLLKIKERVTQIYLGILLIEAQLNQIDLVINDLTAGISKIDAAHTNGTATRSDVDVLRAELLKTEQRKIELNSSRISYINMLSLLINEKLNKATIFSTPPQINFLDEEITRPELKMYSAQKNLIENQNEITVSKIVPKANLFFQGGYGKPGLNMFINDFDWFYITGIRFSWSLSNLYSYGNESEINQLNLQRIDAQTETFMLNTKITTNQQLLEIDKLKKLIEVDKSIIDLRTSVKETAKAKLKYGVITSNDYIRDLNAEDTAKQNLEIHKIQLLLAQYNYKITTGN; the protein is encoded by the coding sequence ATGAAAAGATTATTATTTATAATCCTGTTATTAACAAGTCATGATTTTATTATTCCGCAAAAGCAGCTTACGCTTGAAGAGTGTTATGAAAAAGCGAGAATAAACTATCCGCTTATCAAACAGAAAGATTACAGTGCTAAAACAAAAGATTATAGTGTTAGCAATATTTGGAACGGATACTTCCCACAGATAACTCTTCTCGCACAAGCTTCATATCAATCGGATGTAACAGAGATTCCAATGTTATCACCCGGAATAGTAATTCAAAAACTCTCAAAAGATCAATATAAGGTTACTGTTGATGTAACCCAGACAATTTATGACGGCGGAATAATGGGAGCGCAAGCTGGTATTCAGGAATCTGTAAATGAAATTGATAATCAAAAAATTGAAATAGACCTATTAAAAATTAAAGAAAGAGTTACTCAAATTTATCTAGGCATTCTTCTTATTGAAGCTCAATTAAATCAAATTGATCTTGTGATAAATGATTTGACTGCCGGCATTTCAAAAATTGATGCTGCACACACAAATGGCACTGCAACTAGATCCGATGTTGATGTTTTAAGAGCAGAGTTATTAAAGACAGAGCAGCGCAAAATTGAACTTAACTCTTCCCGCATATCTTATATAAATATGCTCAGTTTATTAATAAATGAAAAGTTGAATAAAGCAACCATTTTTTCTACTCCACCACAAATTAACTTTTTGGACGAAGAGATAACAAGACCTGAATTGAAGATGTACTCAGCTCAGAAAAATCTTATAGAAAATCAAAATGAGATCACTGTTTCCAAAATTGTTCCTAAAGCTAATTTGTTTTTTCAAGGTGGATACGGAAAACCTGGATTGAATATGTTCATTAATGATTTTGATTGGTTTTATATAACCGGTATTCGATTTTCATGGTCACTATCAAATCTATACAGTTATGGAAATGAAAGTGAAATCAATCAGTTAAATCTGCAAAGAATTGATGCTCAAACGGAAACATTTATGTTAAACACAAAGATCACGACTAATCAGCAGCTACTAGAAATTGATAAACTAAAAAAACTGATTGAGGTAGATAAGAGTATAATTGATTTAAGAACCTCAGTTAAAGAAACAGCGAAAGCAAAACTTAAATACGGAGTGATTACCTCAAACGACTACATCCGTGATTTAAATGCGGAAGACACTGCAAAACAAAATTTAGAGATTCACAAAATTCAATTATTGCTTGCTCAGTATAATTACAAAATCACAACAGGTAATTAA
- a CDS encoding DUF488 family protein: MNKVKRVYEKSSKSDGFRILVDRRWPRGLTKRKSKN; encoded by the coding sequence ATGAATAAAGTTAAACGTGTGTACGAAAAATCATCAAAATCAGACGGATTCAGAATTTTGGTTGATCGACGCTGGCCAAGAGGCTTAACAAAAAGAAAAAGCAAAAATTGA
- a CDS encoding ABC transporter permease, which produces MRTLKFLLRKEFLQIFRDKLILRMILALPVIQLILLPYAATYEIKNITLSVVDNDHSEYSRKLINNFTSSGYFQLVDYSKTYADALDQVEKDKADLIVEIPKGFERDLIRDNETIVLFAANAISGQTAGLAVAYANTILRDFNNDVRIQWTQQSRLNAIPVIDITSSNWFNPQMDYKLFIVPGVLALLVTLVGFLMASLNIVKEKEIGTIEQLNVSPIKKYQFILSKLIPFWVLGFVVLIIGFIISLILYGIYPEGSFWVGSLFAGIYLIALLGFGLLTSIYADTQQQAMFIAYFFMLIFILLGGLFSPIENMPDWAQYLTYINPVRYLIEAMRMIVLKGSGFWDLRYHFLIVTGFAIVFNGLAIWNYKKTI; this is translated from the coding sequence ATGAGAACACTAAAATTTTTATTAAGAAAAGAATTTTTACAAATCTTTCGTGATAAACTTATCCTAAGAATGATTTTAGCTTTACCGGTTATCCAACTTATTCTGCTTCCATATGCTGCAACTTATGAGATTAAGAATATTACACTTAGCGTTGTTGATAATGATCATTCCGAATATTCAAGAAAGCTTATTAATAATTTTACTTCTTCCGGATATTTCCAACTTGTAGATTATTCTAAAACATACGCTGATGCATTAGATCAGGTTGAAAAGGATAAAGCGGATTTGATTGTTGAAATTCCAAAAGGATTTGAACGAGATCTTATAAGAGATAATGAAACAATAGTTTTGTTTGCTGCAAATGCAATAAGCGGACAAACTGCCGGACTGGCTGTAGCTTATGCTAATACTATATTAAGAGATTTTAATAATGATGTGCGTATCCAATGGACGCAGCAATCACGTTTAAATGCCATTCCTGTTATAGATATTACAAGTTCTAATTGGTTTAACCCACAAATGGATTATAAATTGTTCATTGTCCCGGGAGTGCTGGCGCTGCTTGTTACTTTGGTGGGCTTCCTGATGGCATCATTAAACATTGTAAAAGAAAAAGAGATTGGAACAATAGAACAGCTTAATGTTTCACCAATAAAAAAATATCAATTCATTTTAAGTAAACTAATCCCATTTTGGGTACTTGGTTTTGTCGTTTTGATCATTGGATTTATTATCAGCTTAATACTTTATGGAATCTATCCCGAAGGAAGTTTCTGGGTTGGATCTCTTTTTGCGGGTATATACTTAATTGCACTGCTCGGGTTTGGTTTGCTAACTTCAATCTATGCAGATACACAGCAGCAAGCAATGTTTATAGCTTACTTCTTTATGCTAATATTTATTTTGCTTGGCGGATTGTTTTCGCCAATTGAAAACATGCCGGATTGGGCACAATATTTAACTTATATTAATCCAGTTCGCTATTTGATTGAGGCAATGAGAATGATAGTACTAAAGGGCAGCGGTTTTTGGGATTTGCGTTATCACTTTTTAATAGTAACTGGTTTTGCAATCGTATTTAATGGATTAGCAATTTGGAATTATAAAAAGACTATATAA
- a CDS encoding HlyD family efflux transporter periplasmic adaptor subunit has translation MKNKLLNIFLILITTLLLACSSGNENFDATGTFESEEIIVSSEAMGKLVMFQVEEGMQFKENQIVGVVDTTQLHLKKKQLLSSITAVLSKQPDISAQLAALQKQIETTEIERKRFENLVSLDAATTKQLDDINSQLEVLNKQYTATKSSLTITKQGIQSETLPLNAQVEQIEDQIKKSIIKNPINGTVLTQYAKQDEITSNGKALYKIANLSEMTLRAYVDGDQLGQLKLGQKVKVYVDKGEGEQKELSGEIYWVSSKAEFTPKTIQTKDERANLVYAIKVKVMNDGYLKIGMYGEIKF, from the coding sequence ATGAAAAACAAATTATTAAACATTTTCCTTATTCTGATTACAACTTTGTTACTAGCCTGCTCAAGCGGCAATGAAAATTTCGATGCAACCGGAACATTTGAATCAGAAGAAATTATAGTTTCATCGGAAGCGATGGGAAAACTTGTAATGTTTCAGGTAGAAGAAGGCATGCAGTTTAAAGAAAATCAAATTGTTGGAGTGGTTGACACAACACAACTACATCTTAAGAAAAAGCAATTGCTATCATCAATAACTGCCGTCTTGAGTAAACAGCCTGATATTAGCGCTCAACTTGCTGCTCTTCAAAAACAAATTGAAACTACAGAAATTGAAAGAAAGAGATTTGAAAATCTCGTAAGTTTAGATGCCGCAACTACAAAACAACTTGATGATATAAACTCACAGTTAGAAGTTTTAAACAAGCAATACACTGCAACCAAATCCAGTTTAACAATCACAAAACAAGGGATACAAAGTGAAACTCTTCCGCTAAACGCACAAGTAGAACAGATTGAAGATCAAATAAAAAAAAGTATTATAAAAAATCCAATTAATGGAACGGTTTTAACACAATACGCTAAACAAGATGAGATTACTTCAAATGGCAAGGCGCTTTACAAAATTGCTAATCTTTCTGAAATGACTTTACGAGCCTACGTTGATGGCGATCAATTGGGGCAGCTAAAGCTTGGTCAGAAAGTTAAAGTTTATGTTGATAAAGGTGAAGGTGAACAAAAAGAATTGAGTGGAGAAATTTATTGGGTCTCTTCAAAAGCTGAGTTCACTCCAAAAACGATCCAAACAAAAGATGAACGTGCAAATCTTGTTTATGCAATCAAAGTAAAAGTAATGAACGACGGTTATCTAAAAATTGGTATGTACGGAGAAATAAAATTTTAA
- a CDS encoding ABC transporter ATP-binding protein, giving the protein MTSEKEIVIKTDKLTKKFGDFIAANEITFEVLKGEIFGFLGANGAGKTTAMKMLIGISKPSSGNATIAGFDIYKETEKIKKSIGYMSQKFSLYEDMTINENIQLFGGIYGLSDDEIEKRRSELINKLNLQNEADKLVASLPLGWKQKLAFSIAIFHTPKIVFLDEPTGGVDPITRRQFWDMIYEASHNGITVFVTTHYMDEAEYCDRVSIMVDGVIKALDSPAGLKKQYNANSMDEVFIMLARGAKRGE; this is encoded by the coding sequence ATGACATCAGAAAAAGAAATAGTTATAAAAACTGATAAGCTCACAAAAAAGTTTGGTGATTTTATTGCCGCCAATGAAATTACTTTTGAAGTTTTAAAAGGTGAGATATTTGGATTTCTTGGTGCAAATGGTGCAGGCAAAACGACTGCAATGAAAATGTTAATCGGAATTTCAAAGCCAAGCAGCGGCAATGCAACTATAGCAGGTTTTGATATTTACAAAGAAACTGAAAAGATTAAAAAAAGCATTGGTTATATGAGTCAGAAATTTTCTTTGTACGAAGATATGACCATCAACGAAAACATTCAATTGTTTGGCGGGATATATGGATTATCCGATGATGAAATTGAAAAAAGACGCAGTGAACTTATCAATAAACTAAATTTGCAAAATGAAGCTGATAAATTAGTTGCTTCATTGCCGCTTGGATGGAAACAAAAACTTGCATTCAGCATCGCAATATTTCATACTCCGAAGATTGTTTTCTTAGACGAACCCACTGGAGGTGTTGATCCAATTACACGAAGACAATTCTGGGATATGATTTATGAAGCTTCACATAACGGAATAACAGTTTTTGTAACTACACATTATATGGACGAAGCGGAGTATTGTGATCGTGTTTCCATTATGGTTGATGGTGTAATAAAAGCTCTTGATTCACCAGCAGGTTTAAAGAAACAATATAATGCTAACTCGATGGATGAAGTATTTATTATGCTTGCACGCGGAGCCAAACGTGGAGAATAA